AAACTACCAATATCATCCCTAGCTCCAAAGCCCCCAGCTCGAATAACATCGTCAGTTGTTAGAGAAACCTCCATGTTTGCTTCTCCAGAGGTTTCCATATATTCCGAAGTTTCACCATCTCTTCCCTCACCTTTCCATGCAATCACATTATCATGCACATCATTTGTTGGAGACTTTGGCACCACTTTAGAAGCATCTTCCCCAGAAACCTTAGATTTAGAGGATTCAATTGGTTCATCCCTTGTTctgtgttcatctttttctgtaaaataCAAGCATCAAGAAACAATAACTTAATAAAAGATGCAAGCATCATCACGAAATGCATTCAAATTGGAAATGGAATAAGAAAAGTCTGACTTCATTGATCAggttaataattcaaaaaaacttGTTAAGAACTTCATCCGTGAAAGTAAAAAGACAATGTCATCAAGTTCTTTCAATGACCCAACTAAAACCTCTGCACTAGATGAACTGGAATAATCATAGCTGCTCATGAATTAAAATAGCATGTAAAAATCAAGACAAATAGCAATAATATTTTATGAATAACAGTATCAATTACACCTTCGTGGAAAAATTTTGCCCTTGTAGAAGCATAGTGTAGATAACTTCAAATTTCTTAGCAAATTATAGTAAGCTAATTTCGAACTCTTATGCAGCCAACCAAACACAGCCTCTCTCAAAGGCATTTTTCCATTGCATGACCAACAATGTATTTTCTCAGACAACAAGCAAAACCCAGTAAAAAACAATCAAATCACACCCCTTTCAACTAAATTGCAGTACACATCAACCCAGCATGTTATGCCATCTAACTATAACTTCAAAAATTATTCCTCAAGCTGATCTATGCAAGTAATGGTGGTGGCACTTGATAAATAAGAAGGCTTCTAGATTTAGGCTCAAACTCTCTTGTGACTACAAATAAATGTAATTTGAAACAATCTAGTCATGCCTTTCTGAACTCAATTGCAATATACATCCATCCATAGCATACTGTTTCTATACCAATAGGGTCAAAAATGCTTTAAAACCTGATTTGTATTAGGAAATGATGGTGGAAATTGAAAATAGTAGTGCTCCAACATGTATATGTAAATACTCAACCCCATAACTTCCAAAACCATCACTAATAAGTTTTGAAGTTGAGCAGTT
This window of the Gossypium hirsutum isolate 1008001.06 chromosome A09, Gossypium_hirsutum_v2.1, whole genome shotgun sequence genome carries:
- the LOC107889423 gene encoding uncharacterized protein isoform X1; its protein translation is MPPERAREREIQWVKKRNTILYCPICTKLHTRMEHESIKVAHEKDEHRTRDEPIESSKSKVSGEDASKVVPKSPTNDVHDNVIAWKGEGRDGETSEYMETSGEANMEVSLTTDDVIRAGGFGARDDIGSFLPVASDSTDFEASIRDARDYEEPQGDIHRPGLGWREASEREKL
- the LOC107889423 gene encoding uncharacterized protein isoform X2, whose product is MEHESIKVAHEKDEHRTRDEPIESSKSKVSGEDASKVVPKSPTNDVHDNVIAWKGEGRDGETSEYMETSGEANMEVSLTTDDVIRAGGFGARDDIGSFLPVASDSTDFEASIRDARDYEEPQGDIHRPGLGWREASEREKL